A region of Streptomyces deccanensis DNA encodes the following proteins:
- a CDS encoding carbon starvation CstA family protein: MPTSVMPETGPEVPERSRMTPKSIALWIAVGLVGAIGWAVLALSRGEEISAVWLLMAALGSYAIGYRFYSRFIARRVLQVDDTRATPAERLEDGVDYHPTDKRVLFGHHFAAIAGAGPLVGPVLAAQMGYLPGTIWIIAGVIFAGAVQDMIVLFLSMRRDGKSLGQMARDEIGKVGGAAALIGVFAIMIILLAVLAMVVVNALAESAWGTFSVTMTIPIALFMGFYLRYLRPGRVVETSFIGVALLLLAILGGGWIQDSSLAEYFVWSPETLVFCLVGYGFVASVLPVWMLLAPRDYLSTFMKVGTIALMAVGVVVAAPNLRAESVTEFAHTGAGPVFAGSLFPFLFITIACGALSGFHALVSSGTTPKLIQKESQVRMIGYGSMLTESFVAVMALIAACVLEPGLFYAMNSPAALLGPTVDTAAEAVKNLGFTITPEQLTAAAKAVEEETLVGRSGGAPTLAVGMSEIFAGVFGGAGMKAFWYHFAIMFEALFILTTVDAGTRVGRFMLQDMLGNVWKPIGRVTWKPGIWITSALVVGAWGYFLYAGVTDPLGGIKQLFPLFGIANQLLAAVALAVTTTVLIKSGKLRWAWVTGIPLAWDVAVTFTAGWQKIFSDNPAIGFFALRDKYAAAIDKGELLPGATNMDDMHTIVTNNTVDGVIMAIFLLLVLTVLINCAVVCVRAVRSPVPLPSTEAPYVESRIDADDTEKQLVGARR; the protein is encoded by the coding sequence GGCTGGGCGGTGCTCGCCCTCTCCCGGGGCGAGGAGATCTCGGCCGTCTGGCTGCTCATGGCGGCCCTCGGCTCGTACGCGATCGGCTACCGCTTCTACTCCCGGTTCATCGCCCGCCGGGTCCTCCAGGTCGACGACACCCGCGCCACGCCGGCCGAGCGGCTGGAGGACGGCGTCGACTACCACCCGACCGACAAGCGGGTGCTGTTCGGCCACCACTTCGCGGCCATCGCCGGCGCGGGCCCGCTGGTCGGACCGGTGCTGGCGGCCCAGATGGGCTATCTGCCGGGCACCATCTGGATCATCGCGGGCGTGATCTTCGCCGGCGCGGTACAGGACATGATCGTCCTCTTCCTGTCCATGCGCCGGGACGGCAAGAGCCTCGGCCAGATGGCCCGGGACGAGATCGGCAAGGTCGGCGGCGCCGCCGCGCTGATCGGCGTCTTCGCCATCATGATCATCCTGCTCGCGGTCCTCGCGATGGTCGTGGTCAACGCCCTCGCCGAGTCCGCCTGGGGCACCTTCTCGGTCACCATGACCATTCCGATCGCCCTCTTCATGGGCTTCTACCTGCGCTACCTCCGTCCCGGCCGCGTCGTCGAGACCAGCTTCATCGGCGTCGCCCTCCTCCTGCTCGCCATCCTCGGCGGCGGCTGGATCCAGGACTCCTCGCTCGCCGAGTACTTCGTCTGGAGCCCCGAGACCCTGGTCTTCTGCCTGGTCGGCTACGGCTTCGTGGCCTCCGTGCTCCCCGTGTGGATGCTGCTGGCCCCGCGTGACTACCTCTCCACCTTCATGAAGGTCGGCACCATCGCCCTGATGGCCGTCGGTGTCGTGGTCGCCGCCCCGAACCTGCGTGCCGAGTCGGTCACCGAGTTCGCGCACACGGGTGCCGGACCGGTCTTCGCGGGCTCGCTCTTCCCGTTCCTCTTCATCACGATCGCCTGCGGCGCCCTGTCCGGCTTCCACGCCCTGGTCTCCTCCGGCACCACGCCGAAGCTGATCCAGAAGGAGTCCCAGGTCCGGATGATCGGCTACGGCTCCATGCTCACGGAGTCCTTCGTCGCGGTCATGGCCCTCATCGCCGCCTGTGTCCTCGAACCCGGCCTCTTCTACGCCATGAACTCCCCGGCGGCGCTGCTCGGCCCGACCGTCGACACGGCCGCCGAGGCGGTCAAGAACCTCGGCTTCACCATCACGCCGGAACAGCTCACCGCGGCGGCCAAGGCCGTCGAGGAGGAGACCCTCGTCGGCCGCTCCGGCGGCGCGCCCACCCTGGCCGTCGGCATGTCGGAGATCTTCGCCGGGGTCTTCGGCGGCGCCGGGATGAAGGCCTTCTGGTACCACTTCGCGATCATGTTCGAGGCCCTGTTCATCCTCACCACCGTGGACGCCGGCACCCGCGTCGGCCGGTTCATGCTCCAGGACATGCTGGGCAACGTCTGGAAGCCGATCGGCCGGGTCACCTGGAAGCCGGGCATCTGGATCACCAGCGCCCTGGTCGTCGGCGCGTGGGGCTACTTCCTCTACGCCGGTGTCACCGACCCCCTCGGCGGGATCAAGCAGCTCTTCCCGCTCTTCGGCATCGCCAACCAGCTGCTCGCCGCCGTCGCCCTGGCCGTCACCACCACCGTCCTCATCAAGTCCGGCAAGCTGCGCTGGGCCTGGGTCACCGGCATCCCGCTGGCCTGGGACGTGGCCGTCACCTTCACCGCCGGCTGGCAGAAGATCTTCTCGGACAACCCCGCGATCGGCTTCTTCGCCCTCCGCGACAAGTACGCGGCCGCCATCGACAAGGGCGAACTCCTGCCCGGCGCCACGAACATGGACGACATGCACACGATCGTCACCAACAACACGGTCGACGGCGTGATCATGGCGATCTTCCTGCTGCTGGTCCTCACGGTCCTGATCAACTGCGCGGTGGTCTGCGTCCGCGCCGTACGGTCCCCGGTGCCCCTGCCGTCGACCGAGGCCCCGTACGTCGAGTCCCGCATCGACGCGGACGACACCGAGAAGCAGTTGGTGGGAGCCCGCCGATGA
- a CDS encoding sterol desaturase family protein — MPNLPDVVLWSIPAFVLLTVIEVISVRIHPDEDAAGYEAKDAATSVGMGLGSLAFDFLWKIPIVAVYTAVHELTPLRVPVLWWTIPLMLLAQDFFYYWSHRGHHVIRILWACHVVHHSSRKFNLTTALRQPWTTWTVWPFYVPLIALGVHPAALAFCSSANLVYQFWIHTERIGKLPRAFEFVFNTPSHHRVHHASQGGYLDRNFGGILIVWDRLFGSFVEETERPVYGLTKNIDTYNPLRVATHEYVAIAKDLKRASGWGERAGRVFGGPGWKPAQPTPADLSDSSDSSDSSESSHSSGSSGSSGSAGTSGSSSPSPSKTVA; from the coding sequence ATGCCGAACCTGCCCGATGTCGTGCTCTGGTCGATACCCGCCTTCGTGCTGCTCACCGTGATCGAGGTGATCAGTGTCCGGATCCATCCGGACGAGGATGCCGCGGGGTACGAGGCGAAGGACGCCGCGACGAGCGTCGGTATGGGGCTCGGGAGCCTCGCCTTCGACTTCCTCTGGAAGATCCCGATCGTCGCCGTCTACACGGCCGTCCACGAGTTGACCCCGCTGCGCGTCCCGGTCCTGTGGTGGACGATCCCGCTGATGCTCCTCGCGCAGGACTTCTTCTACTACTGGTCGCACCGCGGCCACCACGTGATCCGCATCCTCTGGGCCTGTCACGTCGTCCACCACTCCAGCCGGAAGTTCAACCTCACCACCGCCCTCCGGCAACCGTGGACGACCTGGACGGTGTGGCCCTTCTACGTCCCGCTCATCGCCCTCGGCGTGCACCCGGCCGCGCTCGCCTTCTGTTCCTCCGCCAACCTCGTCTACCAGTTCTGGATCCACACCGAGCGCATCGGGAAGCTGCCCCGCGCCTTCGAGTTCGTCTTCAACACGCCGTCCCACCACCGGGTCCACCACGCCTCCCAGGGTGGCTATCTCGACCGCAACTTCGGCGGCATCCTCATCGTCTGGGACCGGCTCTTCGGCTCGTTCGTCGAGGAGACCGAGCGGCCGGTGTACGGCCTGACGAAGAACATCGACACGTACAACCCGCTGCGGGTCGCCACCCATGAGTACGTCGCCATCGCCAAGGACCTGAAGAGGGCGAGCGGCTGGGGCGAACGGGCGGGGCGGGTCTTCGGGGGGCCCGGCTGGAAGCCCGCACAGCCGACCCCGGCCGACCTCTCCGACTCCTCCGACTCCTCCGACTCCTCCGAGTCCTCCCACTCTTCCGGCTCCTCCGGTTCTTCCGGCTCTGCCGGTACCTCAGGTTCCTCCTCGCCCTCTCCCTCGAAGACCGTCGCGTGA
- a CDS encoding SURF1 family protein, with translation MYRFLLSRQWVILALLVLVLVPTMVRLGIWQMHRYEERSARNQLVADALAAKPVPVERLTSPGHTVTSAERYRTVTAKGRFDTEDEVVVRRRVNADDEVGFHVLTPFALDDGRVLLVNRGWIPANGPSQTAFPKIPAPPAGEVTVTGRLMPDETTEASGIKDLQGLPDRQIMLIDSEREAKRLGVQVLGGYLAQTAPEPKGDTPEQLGSPGDENAALNYAYALQWWLFALGVPVGYVILARRERRDRAEAAAAAEAEGEKETAPTPV, from the coding sequence GTGTACCGCTTCCTGTTGTCCCGGCAGTGGGTGATCCTCGCGCTGCTCGTACTCGTCCTGGTCCCGACCATGGTCAGGCTGGGTATTTGGCAGATGCATCGTTACGAGGAGCGCAGCGCGCGGAACCAGCTCGTCGCCGACGCGCTGGCCGCGAAGCCGGTGCCCGTGGAGCGGCTGACCTCCCCCGGGCACACCGTCACCAGTGCCGAGCGCTACCGCACGGTGACCGCGAAGGGCCGCTTCGACACCGAGGACGAGGTCGTCGTCCGCCGTCGAGTCAACGCCGACGACGAGGTCGGCTTCCATGTGCTCACCCCGTTCGCCCTCGACGACGGCAGGGTGCTGCTCGTCAACCGGGGCTGGATCCCCGCGAACGGCCCGAGCCAGACCGCGTTCCCCAAGATCCCCGCGCCGCCCGCCGGCGAAGTCACCGTCACCGGGCGGCTGATGCCCGACGAGACGACCGAGGCGAGCGGCATCAAGGACCTCCAGGGCCTGCCGGACCGGCAGATCATGCTGATCGACAGCGAGCGGGAGGCGAAGCGCCTCGGTGTCCAGGTCCTCGGCGGCTATCTCGCCCAGACCGCGCCCGAGCCCAAGGGCGACACCCCGGAACAGCTCGGCAGCCCCGGCGACGAGAACGCCGCGCTGAACTACGCCTACGCCCTGCAGTGGTGGCTCTTCGCCCTCGGTGTTCCCGTCGGCTACGTCATCCTCGCCCGCCGGGAGCGCCGCGACCGCGCGGAGGCGGCGGCCGCGGCGGAGGCCGAGGGAGAGAAGGAGACGGCCCCCACTCCGGTGTAG
- a CDS encoding DEDDh family exonuclease — protein sequence MLEDHTTAASQAPWPAAYPQGYAVVDVETTGLARDDRIISAAVYRLDARGEVEDHWYTLVNPERDPGPVWIHGLTSDVLEGAPLFKEIAEEFSARLADRVLVAHNAVFDWSMIAREYARAETEAPVRQRLCTIALSKELGLPLPNHKLESLAAHFGVVQQRAHHALDDARVLAEAFRPSLRVAAASGVRLPLHECRPLTEWRDSPATPRIGQQAGHGGGYGGGYSGYRPTSWRPSRKRPACPYPNPGRFEDGKPLKQGMRVAFSGDTSVERDLLEDRAVEAGLHVATSLSRVTSLLVTNDPDSNTSKVVKARQYGTPVVDEAAFGQLLRDVAPADE from the coding sequence ATGCTCGAAGACCACACGACCGCAGCGTCGCAAGCGCCTTGGCCGGCCGCGTATCCCCAGGGGTACGCGGTCGTGGACGTGGAGACGACCGGGCTGGCCCGGGACGACCGGATAATCTCCGCGGCTGTGTACAGACTGGACGCGCGGGGCGAGGTCGAGGACCACTGGTACACGTTGGTGAACCCGGAGCGGGATCCGGGGCCGGTGTGGATCCACGGGCTGACGAGCGATGTGCTCGAAGGGGCACCGCTGTTCAAGGAGATCGCGGAGGAGTTCTCCGCGCGGCTCGCGGACCGGGTGCTCGTCGCGCACAACGCGGTGTTCGACTGGTCGATGATCGCCCGGGAGTACGCGCGCGCGGAGACCGAGGCGCCGGTGCGTCAACGGCTGTGCACGATCGCGCTGTCGAAGGAGCTGGGGCTGCCGCTGCCCAACCACAAGCTGGAGTCGCTGGCGGCGCACTTCGGGGTGGTGCAGCAGCGGGCGCACCACGCGCTGGACGACGCGCGGGTGCTGGCGGAGGCGTTCCGGCCGAGTCTGCGGGTCGCCGCCGCGAGCGGTGTACGGCTGCCGCTGCACGAGTGCCGGCCGCTGACCGAGTGGCGGGACAGCCCGGCGACGCCCCGCATCGGGCAGCAGGCGGGCCACGGTGGCGGCTACGGCGGTGGTTACAGCGGCTATCGGCCCACCAGTTGGCGGCCTTCGCGGAAGCGGCCCGCGTGTCCCTATCCCAACCCGGGGCGGTTCGAGGACGGCAAACCGCTCAAGCAGGGCATGCGGGTCGCCTTCTCCGGGGACACGTCGGTCGAACGCGATCTGCTGGAGGACCGCGCGGTCGAGGCAGGGCTCCACGTGGCGACGAGTCTGTCCCGGGTGACCAGTCTGCTCGTCACCAACGACCCCGACTCGAACACGTCGAAGGTCGTCAAGGCCCGGCAGTACGGGACGCCGGTGGTGGACGAGGCCGCGTTCGGGCAGTTGCTCCGCGATGTGGCGCCCGCCGACGAGTGA
- a CDS encoding lysoplasmalogenase, protein MRRDRGAVLLVAFGVAVGVDLASLAVGFDAGHLAAKPLLMPLLAAYAYTRGAPRPLIAALLFGWGGDVLLLSDAEPAFLAGMGSFAVGHVCYLVLFGGPGVSAGPAAPVGPTGPGRSGRPSYRARVAFGVAYALALVVAVASLWPGLPADLRLPVAGYSALLTTMAWAAARLGSVAGLGGALFVVSDMLIATGVAEWPQPPRPDLWIMLTYLAAQYLLTRGALDTLGTRPSSTPAEGGAPQHTV, encoded by the coding sequence GTGAGGCGGGACAGAGGGGCCGTTCTCCTCGTCGCCTTCGGGGTCGCCGTCGGGGTCGACCTCGCGTCCCTGGCCGTCGGGTTCGACGCGGGGCACCTCGCCGCCAAGCCCCTGCTGATGCCCTTGCTCGCGGCGTACGCGTACACGCGCGGCGCGCCCCGACCGCTGATCGCGGCCCTGCTGTTCGGCTGGGGCGGCGACGTGCTGCTCCTCTCCGACGCCGAACCGGCCTTCCTCGCCGGGATGGGCTCCTTCGCGGTGGGCCACGTCTGTTACCTCGTGCTGTTCGGCGGACCCGGCGTATCCGCCGGGCCCGCCGCACCCGTCGGCCCCACCGGACCCGGCAGGTCCGGACGCCCGTCGTACCGCGCGCGCGTGGCGTTCGGTGTCGCGTACGCCCTCGCCCTGGTCGTCGCCGTCGCGAGCCTGTGGCCCGGTCTGCCGGCCGACCTGCGCCTCCCCGTCGCCGGGTACAGCGCCCTGTTGACCACGATGGCGTGGGCCGCCGCCCGACTCGGGAGCGTCGCCGGGCTCGGCGGCGCGCTCTTCGTGGTGTCGGACATGCTCATCGCGACCGGTGTCGCCGAGTGGCCGCAGCCGCCCCGACCCGACCTGTGGATCATGCTCACCTATCTGGCGGCGCAGTACCTGCTCACCCGAGGGGCCCTCGACACCCTCGGCACGCGCCCCTCGTCCACCCCGGCGGAGGGTGGGGCGCCCCAGCACACGGTCTGA
- a CDS encoding YbdD/YjiX family protein: MTARDWVRGVRWYLRELTGEAEYDRYCERRRRHHPAAPVPTRREYDTLRTRQREEHPEGRCC; this comes from the coding sequence ATGACCGCCCGGGACTGGGTGCGGGGGGTCCGCTGGTACCTCCGGGAACTCACCGGCGAGGCCGAGTACGACCGCTACTGCGAGCGTCGGCGCCGCCACCACCCGGCAGCGCCGGTCCCGACCCGCCGGGAGTACGACACCCTGCGGACCCGGCAGAGAGAGGAACACCCGGAGGGCCGCTGCTGCTGA